CGATGCCAGTGGTCTCGCCCGTAGCGGTGACCAGCTGCCCGTCTTTGTCCACAATAAAGATGGCTTTTGCGAGGGCATCGCGCACAAGACGCTCACAGATCTCTGTGAGCTTCTGGTGCTCCTCTTCGTAAATCACCATCTGGGAACTGAGCATGGAGGTACTCCTCGGTTGCCTCCCTCAACGGAAGGGTCGAGTCGGCGTCAAACAGACTTTCAAGGGTCAAGCTAGCACAGTGACCCACCCCACGCAACGCCGGGGTTGGAGCATAGCGAAGGGGGGAAAACCCGCGCGCACACTACATTTCCCGCCTCTGCGAGAGCGCGCGAGAGAGCGTCACCCTGTCGGTATATTCAAGCTCTCCGCCAATCGGAACACCGCTGGCGATACGGCTGACTTTAAGCCCCAGAGGCTTGAGCAAACGCTGCAAATAAAGCGCCGTTGCCTCGCCGTCGACCGAGGGGCTGCAGGCCACGATCACCTCCTCGGGCTCCTCCATACCCTCGGGCGGGGTCTGCAGGCGAGTGAGCAGCTCGCGAAGGCGAATATCATCGGGCCCCACCCCGTCGAGCGGGCTGATAAGCCCGTGCAACACGTGGTAGAGCCCCCGAAAATCGCCCGTGCGCTCGATCGCTCGCAGATCCTGGGTGCGTTCCACCACACAGATCGTGGTGGTATCGCGCCGACGCTCGCGGCAGATCTCGCAGACATCGGCCTCGGTCAGATTGCAACAGACCTGACACAGGCCCACCCGCTCCTTGACCTCCACCAGCGCCTCGGCCAGCTCCCGGGCCATCTCCTCGCTCTCATTGAGCACGAAGAAGGCCAGGCGCGTCGCGGTACGCTCGCCAATGCCCGGCAACTTGCGAAATGCGTTGACCAGGCGAGTGATGGGATCGCGGGGCTTCATCGGGTGGGCCCGGGTCAAAAGAAGCTTAGAAGAGGCCGGGGATGTTGAGGCCGCCGGTGATCTTCTCGATCTCGGAGTTCATCATCTCGCCGGCCATCTCCATGGCCTGGTTGACAGCACCGAGCACCATCTCTTCGAGCACCTCAACATCGGAGGGATCGACGACGTCAGGGTTGATCTTGATCTGCAGGAGTTCCTGCTTGCCGTTCACCACGGCCGTGACCATGCCGCCGCCGGTGGACGCCTCAATGGTCTTGTTGCCGATCTCTTCCTGAACCTTGGTGATGCGCGATTGCATCTTCTGGGCCTGGCGGACCAGGCTGTTCATGCCGCCTTTCATCGCGAGTGCTCCTGGGTGGGCGCAACGTCATTGAATTGAGTGTGGTTCGCGCCGCCGCCGGGCGACGCGAGAGGTGAGTTATACGCACACACCCTCGAGTGCGCAACGCATCTTGGGGCACCGCCCCGGCTGCGGGCCA
The sequence above is drawn from the Lujinxingia sediminis genome and encodes:
- the recR gene encoding recombination mediator RecR, yielding MKPRDPITRLVNAFRKLPGIGERTATRLAFFVLNESEEMARELAEALVEVKERVGLCQVCCNLTEADVCEICRERRRDTTTICVVERTQDLRAIERTGDFRGLYHVLHGLISPLDGVGPDDIRLRELLTRLQTPPEGMEEPEEVIVACSPSVDGEATALYLQRLLKPLGLKVSRIASGVPIGGELEYTDRVTLSRALSQRREM
- a CDS encoding YbaB/EbfC family nucleoid-associated protein; this translates as MKGGMNSLVRQAQKMQSRITKVQEEIGNKTIEASTGGGMVTAVVNGKQELLQIKINPDVVDPSDVEVLEEMVLGAVNQAMEMAGEMMNSEIEKITGGLNIPGLF